The segment tgattaatatttaattatataatttatgtttttaacgttttactaaaatactttttcaaataacaatacaatatatatatagaaattatcttttttttaattatattttagattttggataattgaatattttattttatataagtaagaattttatttgattaatattcagttatataatttatgtttttaattttttactaaaagatttttttagataacaacacaatatatacataaattatctctttcttaaattatattttcagattttggataattcttattattattaatattagtcaatatctaatcaaatcaattaaaatttcgtttttattttataatttagttatatactttattcattaaggatataaacgatattaatcattctaacttttaacgtgagagctcgattccaaaaatttactttgcaaataataatatagatagcaCTTTAGTAAAATTTGGAGAACCCCTCTTATTTGCTTCCAACCGAGATGAATCACAAGGAGTGAAGCCTGACCAACAGGCAACAGGAGAAGTTAACTCGTTCATCACATGATGTTCTTCACCATATAATAAATGAGAGCTACCGTTGGTTTTGGTGGGTTTAGAAACATTGACTATTACGAaaagtatttattttaaaactattgtTATACCAAACATAAACAAAGATTTTGGAATTCTGATTAAAACAACATTTACAAATCATCGTTGTGCGCGCATAATCCCTACGTAATACTTATACGGAATCATGTGATAATTTTGGTGCTATGGCTTATGCATGGGTTGACCTGACTTTCATTGACTTCTAAATCATATCCaatactaataataaaaataccTAAATCAATGCTCGCGCTCTTGCGGCGGAATCATTAATTTCTTGGCCGGAACGTCCACCACAGCCATAGAGGGGATCGCTGCGGTGGTAACTCGCTCGCAGCGAGGACACATGGTGAGGCTCGAGGTGGAGGTCATTGTGGATGAGCCCACCTTCATAGCTCTAAGCTCTTCTACTTCTATATGGAGCCTGTTGTTTTGCTCTGTTAATGAACCAAACCACCTTTTAAGATACGCACATTCCATCTCAGTTTGCTTCATTTTACTCCTACaccaaaaaaatccaaaaaggaTACGGTACGAGTTAATTATTTATTGATCTAAATAAGATTAAACGCATAGATATTTTATAGAAGTTGGTAACTTTCAACATAAAAAAGGATCCAATATGCTTGTCGACGATGCAAATAAATAGTAATACTATACTAAAGGGTCATGGAAATATACTAAAGTATTActgtattaaatatataaagccatgtaaattaaaaaacacATGAAGGGCCAAATGAATTATGAGTCGAATGGCATTGATGAGAATGTAAGTACACGAGGCAGAAGGAAGAAAACACATTGATTAGTTTActtaggctccgaatggtaacaacGGATTGGATTGAACGATACAGAACAAGCGGAACAGATACTGCGGTATGGTTTAACTGCGGTTTGTATAAGAAAAACGCATGCCAAGGAACAATTGCGGTACGACTAAAACGAGCAGTTCAAAACAAAGTGTGAAtgataacatatataataaatagtataaCAGCGGGATAcatatgatatatttatattttactattatttttaacatGTTTAAGAGTTAAAGTAATTTTTAGAATATTCAAACAAGATTactgtaatttttaaaatattttactatcAGTAAAAAAATAGAGAACCGCACTTGCAATACAccttatttttgtgtgttctttaATTTGTtgacaaataattaaaaaatttaaaaagaagcTATAAAATAAGTACAGTATACTTCTattatgctactaaaaaaacaaaaaggatGTGGTTAtgattatagttttattttcggAAACTGTCATAATAGTATACGACCAATGTTGAAAATCTTATTATTTATTGCATTACTAGGTGTCttcctgcaccatgtgcagtaaaaaagtttaaaatatttttaacagataaatataaattatattttaaaataaaattttattaatattgtaaatttttttttccgtatcaatattttaatataaatttgtttaattaaacataaaaattatatttaagaatatgcatttatatatttgaaattataatcttagatagatttttctatctatttattttaattaaatatattaaatacatTTGTAAAAGTTacataattaccaaaaattaaaattaaacaatatttataaaatttgtagatatataagaaaataatgattttacgattaaatttatataattttctaaaaaaattgtatacatttttgaaaatattagtaataaaattgtataatttaaaaatatataattaaattatatttaaaaatttataatgacatatttgaatatgtttattttaatgatgatttatgaattatttccatattctataaaaatttccaaaaatataaattgacattaaatataatatatgagttattaccatattttaaaaagtttaccaaaaatataaattaacattaaatgtaattgtccatgtcatattaagttataagacatgtcatcaatttcagtaGCTACGTCATATTTGTTTTATGAAATTGATTGTAGAAAAGACATGTGGCAAATTCATTTCGCAAACATAGACTAAGGGATACCTTTCCCATCTGTTCACAATTATTGAGAGATCAAaattcttatttattttaattataatgcGTACCAATTTTCCATTTTAAGCGATGACTCATGATTTATATACTTACTACCTTTGTTCcttaaaatagatttttcacatactaaaaatacattaaattacgATTctaaagtatcatttttgaaattatcatTTTCAATGATAATTTAatgaactttttaaaattttacagtttatacattaaaaacataaaatatctatttttatcaaacagtttttttctaaaacatcattATTTGTGGAACGGAAATAGTATTATTAACATGCTGACAAAAATCTgttctattaaaagggaagcagtctacataaatctacttatacaagttgtttggaccctttacttttttatgttttggtCTAACCCTATTTGTTATAACAAACCTTATATAACAAACCTTATTATCGAATATTATGCCATCGTATAACAGCCTTATGCCATCGTATAATTCACGGAAATGTATAGCATATTTATAGAATATGCCATCGTATGCCAACAGATCAGTTATATTCTCATTCATATTATCGCTTTTGACATGTAATTCACGGACCTGAAAAGCATATTTAACTAAAAGATACTATTATCTTAACAGCTTAACACCATCCTATATCTTATATAAGCACACCTCTCACCAAACTCAAGAACATCACATATCTCACCAATATCATCAAAATGAAACCTGAGGCTCAGAGACAAGGAAACCAAAATATGATTTTGATAGACCTGCAATTTAAaactttgattttgattttcaacaataatttaaatattgactatttatagaaaaaaaatatagcttTATAATAACTACAGATTAAATCCCTTTTATATATTTGCTTTTatcttttgtaaattttatttatagttaatatatatatatatagttgtgtGCAACAATCTTTCTAATACcaacatatatatttacacTTCATAATTCCTACACTATTAAACAAAGAAACAtcatttttataaacatttcaaccaaatttcaaaaacacatgcttgatcacatcaatataaataaataaaaaatagcttTATAATAACTACAGATTAAATCCCTTTTATATATTTGCTTTTatcttttgtaaattttatttatagttaatatatatatatatatagttgtgtGCAACAATCTTTCCAATACcaacatatatatttacacTTCATAATTCCTACACTATTAAACAAAGAAACAtcatttttataaacatttcaACCAAATTTCAAAAACACATGCTTGATCACATCAATATAAATCATGATGACTctaatcttaaaaaaattatatgaacacaaaataataatcaatttcaaattttatttttgccctaagcgcgggtcaaaatctagtaatagtATTATTAACACTAAATATGTTGTTGTACACATAGAATAATTAGATTTTAACTGAAGAATCACGCAATAACTGAAGAACTATACATTACCAAAAATGTTCTAATGGTATAAAACGTTGAGAGACACGTGAATTGAATATATAGGTATTTACACTCTAGTATGAGACTTTATAAAAAACTCAATTATCTGATCTTATTTAATGAGaaacttataatataaattacaaGAGATAAAGTCACCTGTTACAATTCAGTTGGAGGATAAAGATTACTCGGTTCAATCTTGTTATCTTAGAACTTTAGCTTCAATTTTCTCATTCTCTAATCAACTCAAATGTTATATCTTCCCCTGCTCTTACTTCATTTGCATCAAAAAATCATTTCCATCCATTATGATTCTCAATGTGCGAGTAcacatatagttttttttttgcattcacAATTATATctcattttttctgttcttATCCACCATAGTTATATCCTCCTTTTTAGTGAGGTTATTCGTTCTCGTGAAATATATTGGTATATGctgaacaaaatatttatagtttagaAACTCAAATGTTTTCATAAAAAACAGAGATAGAAGCATCGGAATATCACATGTTTACCATCCTCATGGCTTGTTTATGTAACAAGGAAGGTCACAAACCGGCTATCTgactgttttttttattgtaggTGAGTAGTTGGAACGTAGTGTTTTCCTCATTTTGAAGAAGCTCAAATATACAATTGTTTCCATCTTCAAGCTTGTTTATTGTGCAAAAGTTTGTCCAACCCTGATATATGGAACTTCCACGTGATTGTCTTTGATCCTTACTCAGTTCTACATGATATAATTCACCTTCTCCGTTATCATCAGAACTATCTTATCAAGATTTATGTGCAATTTTTTGTATGTCACATTGGAGTTCGGTTCGGGTCATGAAAACCTGAAACCGAATGGGTCCTATAACAAATTTCACATAAATCTTGATAAGATAGTTTTGATGAACCATAAAGGTGAAGTATATTATGCAAAACTGAGTAAGGATCAGAGCCAGTCACGTGGGAGTTCCATATATCAAGGCTGGACAAACTTTTGCACAAAAAACAAGCTTGAAGATGGAGACAATTGTATATCTGAGCTTCTTCGAAACGAGGAAAACAATCTGTTCCAACTACtacctaaaataaaaaaaagaaagtagtCAGATAGTCGATTTATGACCTTCTTTGTTACAGAAACAAGCCTTGAGGATGGTAAACATGTGACATTTCGACGCTTATATATCCGTTTTTTTGTGAAAGCATTCGAGTTTCTAAACTATAAATCTTTTGTACATCATATACCAATAGGTTTCACGAAAGCGAATAGCCTCACTAAAAAGAGGGAGATAACTATGGTGGATAAGAACAAAAAATGAGATATAATTGTTAATGTGAAAAATAGCTATAGCCATGTATATTCGCGCACTGAGAATTCTAATGTATAGAAAAGATTATGTAACGCTAATGGAGTAAGAGTTGGAGAGGATATAACATTGGAGTTGACAGAGAAGGAGAAAAATTGATGCTAAAGTTCTATGATAACAAGATTGACACCGAAATTGATCTTCCAGCTGAATTGCAGCAAGTGACTTTATCTTTTATAACTTACATTATAAGTTTCTCATTAAATAAGATCAGAGAAAAGTTATTGATAAAGTCTCATATATGTTTAAACTTTATTCACCAATAAtgtaaaaaatgtattaaaaagaagaagaagaaaccgtACCTTGCTCTACGGTTTTGGAACCAAACTTCAATTTGTCTTGGTCGTAGCATCAGATGTTCAGCAAGTGTTTCcttttgtttctaaattttacatagaaaataaagtgtaaaatacatttattgtTCAAGAGAACTAAAAAACTGTTGATACTATTTGTAGGGGAATAATACTTACAGGATTAAGGGTATGATTTTGTCTGAAACTATCTTCAAGAAGGCGAGACTGTTCTTTGGTTAGACGGAGTTTCTTGCACGGAGGAGCAGAGCCACCGTGGCTGAGTTCTTCATCCTCGTGAGAGGATGGCAAACGATTCATGTCTAGCTTCAGCTGTTCTCTTTCTCCGCTACTTCCttcatctgatttttttttttttgcgtgaAGAATATTATAATtgataacaacaacaaagaaccgacaaatatttgttatatatatatatatatatatatatatgtgtgtgtgtgtgtgtgtgtgtattttcATATAGTTACTTATGATCATTTGATATGCATAGTATATGTATGGTTTGGTTTACCGGAGCGAGGAGAGGAAGAGAAGCCTGGAGTGGAGATAGTGAGATCCAAGTTTGAAGAGTTCTCTGTTAATATCGCCATTAATTAACTAATTTAGGATTCTTGAGgaagaacaagaagagaagGATTGCGTACCCAAAAAAAGCAAGAAGAGAAGGTAGAGTTAGAGAGGGAGACTAACTAATAAAGAGACAATCTTGAAGCATGACGATgcctttatatttatattacacATACACATGTTTAGTATTCTATAGACACACGCACGCATGCGTGATCCATACAGGAGATCGTAATAGAGTCCTATGAGTATTCGCGAAACGTATAGTATTGTCATGTATACGTAAATAGTagttttatcataaaaaaaagGGAAGTTTACTAAAATGACACAAATTAATTGTGTTATTACTAGAATGactcatattttttgaaaattattagaatatttttctgGTCGAAATTGCCCTTGTCTATAgttataacaataaaaaaacattaccaaaatacccttaatATTTGATCGACGGcagatttattttcaaaaaaataaatctatcgaCTAATAAGTCTGTTTATAAAATCTGTATAGAAAAAGAAGTCTACCGTTAAATTGGTGTCAGACTTTCTTATAAACGTCAGATTTGTTTTCACGGCAGACTTAATTATCcgattaaaatagaaaatagactTTTAAGAATATGTCTGTCGAATGAGGTAGTAGATTTGTTATAAATGGTAGATTTCTATGGTCAACTTATTTTCTTATGGGCCGGCTTATTTTCTTATGTTCGACTTATTATTTTACGGCAGAGTTATATAAACGACTTAAAATTGTTGGTAGACTTTTTGTTTATGTGGTAGCAgactttttaatttatatcatgaCAGATTTATTGACCGAAATCTGGGTTTATGTAAACCAGACTTAAGTTAATGTTCAATTTTGAACCGGTTTACATAAATTTCGAATctgatttatttttaagttaattaAGATCAAAATTAGGtaaatttttggtaattttcgTCATCTCTTTCATAACTCTTTTCTTATTTATCAAGTTTTCCCTTTTCATGTAGTTTAATCACTTGTTCCAATACGAGGAATTATTTTCTTACATGTACAtgattagaatgatgaacaatCTATTGTCAAAGCCACAAATAATGCAGTGAGCTTTCACAGGAATGAGTTTCTTACcatgcaattaaaaaaaatcttgctCTTCTGGCAGTTTTCAACAGTGACAAAGTCAAAATCATAAATGGCATAATGACATTCTTCAGCAGAGAGGCGTACATCAAAGTCCTTATATGTACGAATAGGTTCTTGAATTTGACATGTTCTTGAGTTTGTAAGAAAAGGTTCTTGAATTTGACATGTTCTTGAGTTTGTAACTTTGTATCAGATACTGCTCTCTTTCAATTCATATTACATATCTATAAAGTTCAGAGATACTATAAGTTATTACTATCGATGAATTTGATTCAAAATATCATATGATCAAAGAGCAGCTACTAGTATTAGTTGTCTGCTAACAAGGAATGTGGACAGCAACCAGCTtactattttttcttaatatcaTTTTGAGAAAAGAACATAACAATGGAGGTGTTGCAAGCAAGAAACTCAACTGTCCATGAAAAATCTTTATAGCCTATAGACTTGTTAACATAGAGCTTAagattgttttgtttctttgtctttgtcttgGTGGTTCCAAGTACCACGCCTTGCTCCTTGTCAGCTACCTGAATGGTCATTGTCTTCTTGTACGCCAAACCTGAAATCAAAGCAAAAAGATCAACCGTTAATCACATGTAAACCAACAAAAGATCCAAACTTTAGAATGTGTACTACCTAAAGGCAATACTTGTGTCCATAAACAACATTTTATCCAACAAATTAACAAGAATTTTAAGGAAAATAAAAGAGTTGTGTGTTACCAGAGTGCTTGTAAGAGTTGAGTTTGCAGAGGTTGTTGCTCTCTTTGCTAAATAAAACCTTAGCATTCCCTTTGCCGAACTGTTTCACCAAGAAACAGTTGTTTCTCTTCCAAGAAAAGTTATCCTGGAACTGTTGCAATTTTCTTCCCAATATCACGTATgtatctcattagatcctaagagGAAACAATTTTAAACAATCCGAAACCAAGTCACTAGTTTATACAACTTTAAATAAAAACAGACAGTAAATGCTAATTATCAAATACAATTAACAGATCTGAAAGTCAGTTAGATGAAACTGGGAATTAGGGTTCCAAAATTTCAACATGCAATCAATTAATCTATGACAACAACAACTCGAATAGCATAGATTAAAGACTCATAGATTAGAGTAACTTGTAGTTGAAGCCGGATGTGACTGCGGTGAAATCGGTTTCGGGTTTGTCGAGTAGGAAGAGAAGAAGGTGATTTATCGTGGAGGATGGCGGAGACAAAGTCGAGTCACGCTGGTGACGGAGACGGAGCCTGTTTTGAGGGAAAAGGGACCATTGGAGATGGAGGTGAAGGAGAAGACGAGGAGAGCGTTTCGCCCTAAGTGTTtgcctttttttctttcttataatattaaatatagttttttttaattagcaTATAATGGCAAAATCGTAAATTTGCATGCTTCAAGAGTTAATCtagtaatttcaaaattatatgagtTAGTCTAGTCATTTTATGATTAATTAGAGTCATTTTAAgtaatttctctaaaaaaatagtagttttaTCATGTACGGTGATCTCTTGATTATGTGAatcttttaaaagaaaatgagaTATATGGTTCTATCTCAAACGATGATCTCTTGATTATGTTTCGTTTCTCAAAACATGTCTGATATTCATAATATTGATAGATTCAATTCAGATCTTGTTGAGTGACAATACGATGGACAGATCTTTGCTAGTGCCTAGTGACCAGAGGACGCATAATGATGAAGGACACTGACTCGCGCACAACAAGTGTCTATGATAAGTGAAACAAATTTACCAACAATTCAAGTTTCAATACGGAAGAGAAGGTTTGTTTGTTAAAGACAAGGAGGAGACAAGGAGGTTAGTGGGGTCACATTCTTTGATGATTGGGTAGGAAACATTTTGTGGGCCACTACTTGTCCCTCTGTCTCTACAAGTCACCAACTCCAAGTATCCATCTTTAAGAACGCAAAAATGCAAGCTTAGATGACACAAAACATGCCCGGTCTCTGCTATACATGGCCGTACAGGAATGATCTTGACCCCAAGGACTATACTAGCTGTTAACAACATCTTGTCATTTCACAGTACAAGAGAATGCGACATACCGAGTATTAATATATGTACTAGGAAAATGGTATGTGCATTGGCCTGATGCAACCTTTTAGTCCCCTAGAAGACAAAGTGGCTGTCTCATGATAATCCATAACCAATACATGAAGGTTACTTACACCCAAATCGATTTCGTGATAAACAAGTTTGTGTTCCATGTATGGTTATGCCTACCGTGTGAAAGACACAACTGTGCCTTTTACTTTAACGCAGGCATAGAACCTATAGTTCAAGTAAGGTAAAGTTGAGCGGCAGAATCTTCTCATATGCTGAGCATCATAACTCATAAGCTTATGAATAGATAGATTGTAAATGTGGTTCTAAAGAGATATATAGATGAACTCAAGTTCCTAGAAACCATTACACAACATGACCAGATCAACAACAGtgaagagagaaaagagagagagattagtgAAATTAGTAGAGACATGATACAATACGcacaacaatcaatggtttgcTGCTAAACAACTTGAGTATATATCATCTTCTTTTGTAGACTAAGAGACTACAGAGGAGACGCCAACACATCTGGAAGCACAGATACTATCACTCCTCACCAGACAAGCAGACCGTTTAACCGGAGTTGCTGCTGCTTTTGCTTTGTCCACTTGTGTTGTCTTCTTTGATGATAATCTAGTCGCTGTGTTTGGAGTCTGTGGAGGTGTAAACACCACTGAAGCCGATGAAGTTTGGGCATCAGCACCCTCT is part of the Brassica rapa cultivar Chiifu-401-42 chromosome A09, CAAS_Brap_v3.01, whole genome shotgun sequence genome and harbors:
- the LOC103839490 gene encoding homeobox-leucine zipper protein ATHB-17 isoform X2, coding for MAILTENSSNLDLTISTPGFSSSPRSDEGSSGEREQLKLDMNRLPSSHEDEELSHGGSAPPCKKLRLTKEQSRLLEDSFRQNHTLNPKQKETLAEHLMLRPRQIEVWFQNRRARSKMKQTEMECAYLKRWFGSLTEQNNRLHIEVEELRAMKVGSSTMTSTSSLTMCPRCERVTTAAIPSMAVVDVPAKKLMIPPQEREH
- the LOC103839490 gene encoding homeobox-leucine zipper protein ATHB-17 isoform X1, which encodes MIISNYMKIHTHTHTHIYIYIYIYITNICRFFVVVINYNILHAKKKKSDEGSSGEREQLKLDMNRLPSSHEDEELSHGGSAPPCKKLRLTKEQSRLLEDSFRQNHTLNPKQKETLAEHLMLRPRQIEVWFQNRRARSKMKQTEMECAYLKRWFGSLTEQNNRLHIEVEELRAMKVGSSTMTSTSSLTMCPRCERVTTAAIPSMAVVDVPAKKLMIPPQEREH